Proteins encoded in a region of the Borrelia hermsii DAH genome:
- a CDS encoding CRASP family complement regulator-acquiring lipoprotein: protein MKTNISIITLITIIIITTLTCKANLDKAVEIEKILKEAEIETVVATRKATKAATKAAEKAKTARTATDKALEAIVVSSAEAIKEAEKAIKEAEKQKEVAQNEKERTEKEKLIIENKTKQFEAQIEKTRKQDLTQIKLMQAKLELGHKIQDTARLLMKYDNDYWIEPPDQFGLHDSTSNNKAFDVLKQGPNPYYHSDNKETRKKIYLVFEYQDTYIKSLGEILNKIAKDSYLPPDQEKQKTSAHDQANNLLQEIINNIHEHFDRYFSDAFRIPSNQQNKIDSLELSGLQELLKKFEALQKIRHTCKMYATKIYNDFQNDKNKIRTGGIKKIEEYITNNAYRNKFKEAIEQIKTLITQINNIIYKT, encoded by the coding sequence TTGAAAACTAACATTTCTATCATTACTTTAATTACCATAATTATAATCACCACTTTAACTTGCAAAGCGAATCTTGACAAGGCTGTAGAAATAGAAAAAATACTAAAAGAAGCAGAAATAGAAACAGTAGTAGCAACGAGAAAAGCAACAAAGGCAGCAACAAAGGCAGCAGAAAAAGCAAAAACAGCACGAACAGCAACAGACAAAGCACTAGAAGCAATAGTGGTATCATCAGCAGAAGCAATAAAAGAAGCAGAAAAAGCAATAAAAGAAGCAGAAAAGCAAAAAGAAGTCGCACAAAATGAAAAAGAACGAACAGAAAAAGAAAAACTAATAATAGAAAACAAGACAAAACAATTCGAAGCACAAATAGAAAAAACACGGAAGCAGGATTTAACACAGATTAAACTTATGCAAGCAAAGCTTGAACTAGGACACAAAATTCAAGATACCGCAAGACTGCTAATGAAATACGACAATGATTATTGGATTGAACCGCCTGATCAATTTGGACTGCACGATAGCACTTCTAACAACAAGGCATTTGATGTGCTCAAGCAAGGCCCAAATCCATATTATCATAGCGATAATAAGGAGACTAGAAAGAAAATTTACTTGGTATTTGAGTACCAGGATACTTACATAAAGTCTCTTGGAGAAATTCTTAACAAAATTGCAAAGGATTCTTATCTGCCACCTGACCAGGAAAAGCAAAAAACTTCTGCACATGATCAGGCTAATAACTTATTACAAGAGATCATAAATAACATTCATGAGCATTTCGATCGCTACTTTAGCGATGCATTTAGAATACCAAGTAATCAACAAAATAAAATTGACTCTTTAGAGCTTAGCGGCCTACAAGAACTTCTAAAAAAATTTGAGGCACTTCAAAAGATAAGACATACTTGCAAAATGTACGCAACAAAGATTTACAATGATTTCCAGAATGATAAAAACAAAATTAGAACTGGTGGTATCAAAAAAATAGAAGAATATATAACCAACAATGCATACAGAAACAAATTTAAAGAGGCAATTGAACAAATTAAAACACTAATCACCCAGATTAATAACATTATATATAAAACATAA
- a CDS encoding virulence associated lipoprotein, which translates to MKHKALIITLITLVAITTLTCKTDLSSELEKALKEAKDAEQIVLEAQAVRANAELNAIIKEIEAEAEMEAQKITEIEAVLATTITQAKQKTAEAAIIKQETAKQEIQQTQDEILKAKIQAIKIAIELNQNLRQIIINKLKSKVEDNATILNMHTDTNWHEPSDHFGMTSLPGQQRNISAFNRASKKYDQKGYETYPYLLESNQAAKDRRKIYLSFKYDRISIQKYGEIFNRLIDAGTHLAVEDILNVTIDYANAYFEVALMTLRNKQDKLNSLSLARLKELQSAFERLETKKQNFENYMKTLYNDYHNNNYNIKDGNYKNIIAYMSANKYKERLTTTANIITSLANQFKNLLEQI; encoded by the coding sequence TTGAAACACAAAGCTCTTATCATCACTTTAATTACCTTAGTTGCCATCACCACCTTAACTTGCAAAACAGATCTAAGTTCAGAATTAGAAAAAGCACTAAAAGAAGCAAAAGACGCGGAACAAATAGTCTTAGAAGCACAAGCAGTAAGAGCAAATGCAGAACTAAACGCAATAATAAAAGAAATAGAAGCGGAAGCAGAAATGGAAGCACAAAAAATCACAGAAATTGAAGCAGTACTAGCAACAACAATAACGCAAGCAAAACAAAAAACCGCAGAAGCGGCAATAATAAAACAAGAAACCGCAAAACAAGAAATACAGCAGACACAAGACGAAATACTAAAAGCAAAAATACAAGCAATAAAAATAGCAATAGAACTGAATCAAAATTTAAGACAGATCATAATCAATAAATTAAAGTCTAAAGTTGAAGATAACGCAACAATATTAAATATGCACACAGATACCAATTGGCACGAGCCTAGTGATCACTTTGGAATGACATCTCTACCAGGCCAGCAAAGAAACATTAGTGCATTTAATAGAGCAAGCAAAAAATACGATCAAAAAGGCTACGAAACCTACCCTTACCTCTTAGAAAGCAATCAAGCCGCCAAAGACAGGAGAAAAATTTACTTAAGTTTTAAGTACGATAGAATCAGTATTCAAAAATATGGAGAGATTTTTAACAGACTAATAGATGCTGGCACACATTTAGCCGTCGAAGATATTCTTAATGTAACGATTGATTATGCTAATGCTTATTTTGAAGTTGCATTAATGACGCTGCGTAACAAACAAGACAAGCTTAACTCTTTAAGTCTTGCAAGGCTAAAAGAACTTCAAAGCGCATTTGAACGACTTGAAACAAAAAAGCAGAATTTTGAAAATTACATGAAAACACTCTATAATGATTACCACAATAATAACTATAATATTAAAGATGGTAATTACAAAAACATAATAGCCTACATGTCTGCTAACAAATATAAAGAAAGACTCACAACAACAGCTAACATAATAACAAGCCTAGCTAACCAGTTCAAAAACTTACTTGAGCAAATATAA
- a CDS encoding virulence associated lipoprotein, whose product MQTNISIITLITLIAITTLTCKADLSSELEKALKEAKDAKQMALKAQIIRTDAEQRRQKKLIIAILKSKITKAKYTLKIHKNDAWIEDNDIYEINAQGQAFHIAKNSDTGEVYASDRNKTARKQIYLALEHRRSVITNFGEILSKLAEGANTNVNYAPNEHDLQTEYNILIENILTEAKKYAHNYFEIALIPLHDKQDKLNSLSLDDLQNLKDKFDELQKIRDTCKMYAETIYNDFQNDQDHIKDGAAANLRNYINQNNYKNKFKELVKKTEETAYQINQILNKIKIY is encoded by the coding sequence TTGCAAACTAACATTTCTATCATCACTTTAATTACCTTAATTGCCATTACCACCTTAACTTGCAAAGCAGATCTAAGCTCAGAATTAGAAAAAGCACTAAAAGAAGCAAAAGACGCGAAACAAATGGCCTTAAAAGCGCAAATAATAAGAACAGACGCAGAACAAAGAAGACAAAAAAAACTTATAATCGCTATATTAAAAAGCAAAATTACAAAGGCCAAATATACATTAAAGATACACAAGAATGATGCTTGGATAGAAGACAATGATATATATGAAATAAATGCACAAGGCCAAGCATTTCATATAGCTAAGAATAGCGATACTGGTGAGGTCTATGCAAGTGACCGCAATAAGACTGCCAGAAAGCAAATTTATTTAGCCCTTGAGCATCGCCGATCAGTCATCACAAATTTTGGAGAAATCCTAAGTAAACTAGCAGAGGGTGCAAATACCAATGTTAATTACGCACCAAATGAACATGATCTTCAAACAGAATATAATATTTTAATAGAAAATATCCTAACTGAAGCAAAAAAATATGCGCATAATTACTTTGAAATTGCATTAATACCACTGCACGATAAACAAGATAAGCTTAACTCTTTAAGTTTAGATGATTTGCAAAACCTTAAAGACAAATTTGATGAACTTCAAAAGATAAGGGATACTTGCAAAATGTACGCAGAAACAATTTACAATGATTTTCAAAATGATCAAGATCATATCAAAGATGGTGCTGCTGCTAACTTAAGAAACTACATAAATCAAAATAATTATAAGAATAAATTCAAAGAATTGGTTAAAAAAACAGAAGAAACGGCTTATCAAATTAACCAAATCTTAAATAAGATAAAAATATATTGA
- a CDS encoding virulence associated lipoprotein, which translates to MQNFFIITFLLSLLVLVACNSGTDQTNNKGGTPLTEEMYKAELEKQKIEYALMELNLRATIAQKTLDIHSDKNWSEDPAQFKMHDATNNNAAFDILKKDTKAYNHNDNKNLRRKFYLALEYHTDSITSFGLILNKLAEGAVDQPPNPQYKLLEAIVDKVTALSTNYFETAFIPLTNKKDKLNSLSIDDLESLQTHFRDLDEKRQIIRQSADAIQNKFKDPQGNIGQQDQLIKHIDDNKKEFIESFAAIEQIAKEIKSILDTI; encoded by the coding sequence TTGCAAAACTTTTTTATTATCACATTTTTACTATCACTCTTAGTTCTAGTTGCTTGCAATTCAGGAACTGACCAAACAAATAATAAAGGCGGAACTCCCTTAACAGAAGAAATGTATAAAGCAGAACTGGAAAAACAAAAAATAGAGTATGCACTAATGGAATTAAATCTAAGGGCTACCATTGCTCAAAAGACATTAGATATCCACTCAGATAAGAATTGGAGCGAAGACCCGGCTCAATTTAAAATGCATGACGCTACCAACAATAATGCGGCATTCGACATACTTAAAAAAGATACCAAAGCATACAACCATAATGACAACAAAAATCTCAGGAGAAAATTTTACCTAGCCTTAGAATATCACACTGATTCCATTACATCCTTTGGATTGATTTTAAATAAACTAGCAGAGGGTGCAGTTGATCAACCGCCAAACCCACAGTACAAATTGCTTGAAGCAATCGTAGACAAAGTAACTGCTCTTAGCACAAATTACTTTGAAACTGCATTCATACCGCTGACTAACAAAAAAGATAAACTTAACTCTTTAAGTATAGATGACCTAGAATCACTTCAAACGCACTTTAGAGATCTTGACGAGAAAAGACAAATTATTAGACAAAGTGCAGATGCAATACAAAACAAATTCAAGGATCCTCAGGGCAATATAGGACAACAAGATCAGTTAATAAAACACATAGATGATAACAAAAAAGAATTTATAGAATCATTTGCAGCAATAGAACAAATAGCTAAGGAAATTAAAAGCATTTTAGATACAATATAA